A window from Hyalangium ruber encodes these proteins:
- the xseA gene encoding exodeoxyribonuclease VII large subunit translates to MSRRVTKDGLGALQISFPYDRRLVDIVKTLPTRQWNGIEKHWSVSEKNVVAVVDQLHAEGFDFCEDTQHLYRERGGELVFDTSEHVPGAPQKQVGATTDLTVSQLNVKVQGALQRAFPNSLWLVGEISGINKARHRSVVGFELVERDEWGKESSKLRAVLFGHTLRELEKRLAKAGNPFQLEDEIQIRVRGRVDLYVPWGSYQFVIEDLDLDYTLGEAARRQEELRRRLAAEGLLERNSALPITLLPLRVGLVTSLDSDAYHDVRRTLEESGIAFDVTVHGARVQGRQTEPSVLNALDWFRARAAEFDVLLVCRGGGSRTDLAWFDSEAIARAVATLPIPVVVGIGHERDMSLLDFVGRSAKTPTAAARLLVDRVLKSWEVIESRLQKILEHAREILDGTSSELEEQARHVPLAAKDLLEQKTRTLRDAARRLHLGAGRELSSASRRVDEIASRLGPYASRQLALESERIEARRRRLLLLDPRRVVERGYAILRTETGAVLKDPAQAPSGTSLTAELKRGTLRMRSEGPEKT, encoded by the coding sequence ATGAGTCGGCGGGTCACCAAGGACGGTCTCGGAGCGCTCCAGATCAGCTTTCCCTACGATCGCAGGCTCGTAGACATCGTCAAAACGCTCCCCACCCGCCAGTGGAACGGCATCGAAAAACATTGGTCGGTTTCCGAGAAGAACGTGGTGGCGGTGGTGGACCAGCTGCACGCCGAGGGGTTCGACTTCTGCGAGGACACGCAGCACCTGTACCGTGAACGAGGCGGCGAACTCGTCTTCGACACGAGTGAGCACGTGCCCGGCGCTCCACAGAAGCAGGTGGGCGCGACGACCGACCTCACCGTCTCGCAGCTCAATGTGAAGGTCCAAGGGGCACTCCAGAGGGCGTTTCCAAACTCCCTGTGGCTCGTGGGCGAGATCTCCGGGATCAACAAGGCCCGCCACAGGAGTGTCGTCGGCTTCGAGCTCGTCGAGCGAGATGAGTGGGGAAAGGAATCCTCCAAGCTCAGGGCCGTCCTCTTCGGGCACACACTGCGAGAGCTCGAGAAGCGGCTCGCCAAGGCAGGTAACCCTTTTCAGCTCGAGGACGAGATCCAGATCCGGGTGCGCGGGCGCGTCGATCTCTACGTTCCCTGGGGCTCGTACCAGTTCGTGATCGAGGATCTCGACCTGGACTACACGCTGGGAGAGGCAGCCCGGCGACAGGAGGAGCTTCGCCGACGGCTTGCCGCTGAAGGACTCCTCGAGCGGAACAGCGCGTTGCCCATCACCCTGCTCCCCCTGCGCGTGGGTCTCGTGACGAGCCTGGACTCGGACGCCTACCATGACGTGCGGCGCACACTGGAGGAGTCAGGGATCGCCTTCGACGTCACGGTTCATGGCGCGCGTGTCCAGGGACGACAGACGGAGCCCTCGGTCCTGAATGCGCTGGACTGGTTCCGAGCCCGTGCCGCGGAGTTCGATGTCCTTCTCGTCTGCCGGGGCGGCGGCTCGCGAACGGATCTCGCGTGGTTCGACTCGGAGGCCATCGCTCGGGCCGTCGCGACATTACCCATCCCGGTCGTGGTCGGAATCGGCCATGAGCGGGACATGTCTTTGCTCGACTTCGTGGGCAGGAGCGCCAAAACCCCGACAGCGGCCGCCCGCCTGCTCGTCGATCGTGTCCTGAAGTCCTGGGAAGTGATCGAGTCGCGCCTGCAAAAGATCCTCGAGCACGCCAGGGAGATCCTCGATGGCACCTCATCGGAACTCGAGGAACAGGCCCGCCATGTCCCGCTCGCGGCCAAGGATCTGCTCGAGCAGAAGACCCGGACTCTTCGGGATGCAGCCCGGCGGCTGCACCTGGGCGCAGGGCGTGAGCTCTCCTCCGCGTCGCGCCGAGTCGACGAGATCGCGTCGCGGTTGGGCCCGTACGCCTCCAGGCAGCTCGCGCTCGAAAGCGAGCGTATCGAAGCGCGGAGACGGCGCCTGCTCCTGTTGGATCCACGGCGCGTGGTGGAGCGTGGGTACGCCATCTTGCGCACGGAGACGGGGGCGGTCCTCAAGGATCCCGCGCAGGCACCCAGCGGAACCTCGCTCACCGCCGAGTTGAAACGGGGCACACTGCGGATGCGCTCCGAAGGTCCGGAGAAGACATAG
- the xseB gene encoding exodeoxyribonuclease VII small subunit, translating into MAKPKHSTKKAHGRDMAKQKRSTSEPSYGEAAARLEEILREIEEDRVDVDDLSGLVKEAAELVTLCRGKIQAAEMQVQTIAEQLEREAPDTETDEDNAE; encoded by the coding sequence ATGGCAAAGCCCAAGCACTCGACGAAGAAGGCTCATGGCAGAGACATGGCAAAGCAGAAGCGGTCGACGAGCGAGCCTTCTTACGGCGAGGCCGCGGCACGTCTGGAGGAGATCCTGCGAGAGATCGAGGAAGACCGAGTCGACGTCGACGATCTCTCAGGGCTGGTGAAGGAAGCCGCCGAGCTCGTCACGCTCTGCCGCGGGAAGATCCAGGCGGCTGAGATGCAGGTGCAGACCATCGCCGAGCAGCTCGAGCGCGAAGCCCCTGACACCGAAACCGACGAAGATAACGCCGAGTAG